Proteins encoded by one window of Chryseobacterium aquaeductus:
- the ffh gene encoding signal recognition particle protein: MFNSLQDKLDKALHNLSGRGKITEINVAETVKEIRRALVDADVNYKVAKDLTKRVQDKALGENVLTSLTPGQLMTKIVHDELVDLMGGSQEGINLSGKPSVILIAGLQGSGKTTFSGKLANYLKTKKNKKPLLVACDVYRPAAIDQLKVLGGQIGVPVYTEEGATNPSTIAENAISFAKSNGHDVVIVDTAGRLAIDEQMMSEIKSVHYFIKPNETLFVVDSMTGQDAVNTAKAFNDALNFDGVVLTKLDGDTRGGAALTIRSVVEKPIKFISTGEKMEALDLFYPERMADRILGMGDVVSLVERAQEQFDEEEAKKLHKKIAKNEFGFDDFLKQINQIKKMGNMKDLMGMIPGVGKAIKDVEISDDAFKHIEAIIYSMTPEERRRPSIINTQRKSRIAKGAGRKIEDVNALMKQFDQMGKMMKMMQGPQGKQMMQMMSKMPNMPGMGGMFGK; this comes from the coding sequence ATGTTCAATAGTTTACAGGATAAATTAGACAAAGCACTTCATAATCTTTCCGGACGTGGAAAAATTACCGAAATCAACGTTGCGGAAACCGTAAAAGAGATTCGTAGAGCATTGGTAGATGCCGACGTTAATTATAAAGTTGCCAAAGATCTCACCAAGAGAGTTCAGGATAAAGCTTTAGGTGAAAACGTTCTCACTTCTCTTACTCCGGGACAATTGATGACGAAGATTGTTCATGACGAGTTGGTAGATTTAATGGGAGGTTCTCAGGAAGGCATTAATCTTTCGGGAAAACCATCTGTAATTTTGATCGCAGGTCTTCAAGGTTCTGGTAAAACTACTTTTTCGGGAAAGCTTGCTAATTATTTAAAAACTAAAAAGAATAAAAAGCCATTATTGGTTGCTTGTGACGTTTACCGTCCTGCTGCAATTGATCAGCTTAAAGTTCTTGGTGGACAAATTGGTGTTCCCGTTTACACCGAGGAAGGCGCTACAAACCCTTCTACGATTGCTGAAAACGCTATCAGTTTTGCTAAATCTAACGGTCACGATGTTGTAATTGTGGATACCGCAGGTCGTTTGGCAATTGATGAGCAGATGATGAGCGAGATAAAATCGGTTCATTATTTTATTAAACCTAACGAAACTCTATTTGTTGTTGACTCAATGACAGGCCAGGATGCTGTAAATACGGCGAAAGCATTTAATGATGCTTTAAATTTTGACGGTGTTGTTTTAACGAAATTAGATGGTGATACTCGTGGTGGAGCTGCATTAACGATTCGTTCTGTTGTTGAAAAACCAATCAAATTTATCTCTACCGGAGAAAAAATGGAAGCTTTAGATCTTTTCTACCCGGAAAGGATGGCAGACAGAATCTTAGGAATGGGAGATGTTGTTTCCTTGGTTGAAAGAGCTCAGGAACAGTTTGACGAAGAAGAAGCTAAAAAACTTCACAAGAAAATTGCTAAAAATGAATTTGGTTTTGATGATTTCCTAAAGCAAATCAATCAGATCAAAAAAATGGGTAATATGAAAGACTTGATGGGAATGATTCCGGGAGTTGGAAAAGCCATTAAAGATGTTGAGATCAGCGATGATGCATTTAAACATATTGAAGCAATTATTTACTCGATGACTCCTGAAGAAAGAAGAAGACCTTCTATCATCAATACTCAAAGAAAAAGCAGAATCGCAAAAGGTGCAGGAAGAAAAATTGAAGATGTAAATGCTTTGATGAAACAGTTTGACCAAATGGGAAAAATGATGAAGATGATGCAAGGACCTCAAGGAAAACAAATGATGCAGATGATGAGCAAAATGCCAAATATGCCTGGAATGGGCGGAATGTTTGGAAAATAA
- the atpB gene encoding F0F1 ATP synthase subunit A, producing the protein MNRKVSSLFFAFLFVFLSSFASAQHETEGEKSAEKVEHAEGNKPFNATKMIMEHISDSNEWHLWTTKDENGKEDHFSIPLPIIIKDNTGWHTFLSKDIAHGHEQDGYTLHEGQVVSTKGIEKATLFAVISGKQKASDVFFDMSITKNTASMFLSVIFMLIIFLGMAKNYKKSQLPKGAGKLLEPVIVFIRDEVAIPNIGSVKYKRYMPYLLTAFFFIWFNNLFGLIPFFPGGANLTGNIAITSVLAIITLLITLFSANKDYWKHIFMPPVPLLLYPIMVPIEIIGIFTKPFALMMRLFANITAGHIMILAIISLIFIFKSPFLGFASVPLALFVSVLELLVAALQAYIFTVLSALFIGIAVAEHDHDHAHNDDDSVGHDTMVA; encoded by the coding sequence ATGAACAGAAAAGTTTCTTCATTATTTTTCGCATTTTTATTTGTGTTTTTAAGCAGTTTCGCATCTGCACAGCACGAAACTGAGGGTGAAAAATCAGCTGAAAAGGTAGAGCATGCAGAAGGCAACAAGCCTTTCAATGCTACAAAAATGATCATGGAACACATCAGTGATTCAAACGAATGGCATTTATGGACTACTAAAGATGAAAACGGAAAAGAAGATCATTTTTCTATCCCATTGCCTATTATTATTAAGGATAATACAGGATGGCATACTTTCTTATCAAAAGATATTGCACACGGTCATGAGCAAGATGGCTATACTTTACACGAAGGTCAGGTAGTTTCAACTAAAGGAATTGAAAAAGCGACTCTTTTTGCTGTGATTTCAGGAAAACAAAAGGCAAGCGATGTGTTTTTTGATATGTCAATTACAAAGAATACGGCTTCAATGTTTTTATCAGTAATTTTTATGCTGATTATTTTCTTAGGAATGGCCAAAAATTATAAAAAATCTCAACTTCCAAAAGGAGCAGGTAAATTATTAGAGCCTGTAATCGTATTTATCAGAGACGAAGTGGCTATTCCAAACATAGGTTCTGTAAAGTATAAAAGATATATGCCTTACTTGTTGACAGCATTTTTCTTTATCTGGTTCAATAACTTATTCGGATTGATTCCTTTCTTTCCTGGTGGAGCTAACTTAACAGGAAATATTGCAATCACTTCAGTTTTGGCAATCATTACTTTATTAATCACATTATTCAGTGCCAATAAAGATTACTGGAAACACATCTTTATGCCACCGGTTCCATTATTGTTATATCCAATTATGGTTCCAATCGAGATCATCGGGATCTTTACTAAACCTTTCGCCTTGATGATGCGACTTTTCGCAAACATTACTGCGGGTCACATTATGATCTTGGCGATTATCTCTTTGATCTTTATTTTTAAATCACCATTTTTAGGATTTGCATCTGTACCATTGGCATTATTTGTTTCTGTATTAGAACTTTTAGTTGCAGCATTACAGGCTTATATCTTTACGGTATTGTCAGCATTGTTTATCGGTATCGCTGTTGCAGAACACGATCACGATCATGCACACAATGATGATGACAGTGTAGGTCACGACACAATGGTTGCTTAA
- the atpG gene encoding ATP synthase F1 subunit gamma yields the protein MANLKEIRGRISSISSTMQITRAMKMVSAAKLKKAQDAIVMLRPYSEKLQEIIENVNSSSDPDQVSIYAQKREVKRVLFIAVTSNRGLAGAFNSNVVKELNIQFQNNAQYEIEVLTIGKKAYDAVRRGRTVFSNESNVFDKLSFDVVSNVTETVMSNFREGKFDEVYVIYNKFINAATQEVMTEKVLPISMAETDSAETTVETDYIFEPNRAEILDNLIPKSIKTQVFKAVLDSVASEHGARMTAMHKATDNAQELKNDLVIFYNKARQAAITNEILEIVSGAEALKNS from the coding sequence ATGGCAAACTTAAAAGAAATACGAGGGAGAATCAGTTCAATTTCATCTACGATGCAAATCACTCGTGCTATGAAAATGGTTTCGGCAGCGAAACTTAAAAAAGCACAGGATGCCATTGTAATGTTGAGACCTTATTCTGAAAAATTGCAGGAGATAATCGAGAATGTAAATTCTAGTTCAGATCCTGATCAGGTTTCTATTTATGCTCAAAAAAGAGAGGTTAAGAGAGTGCTTTTTATTGCTGTAACTTCAAACAGAGGTTTGGCTGGAGCATTTAACTCTAATGTTGTGAAGGAATTGAATATTCAGTTTCAAAATAATGCTCAATACGAAATTGAAGTGCTTACTATCGGTAAAAAAGCGTATGATGCTGTGAGAAGAGGGCGTACCGTTTTTTCTAATGAGAGCAACGTTTTTGATAAATTAAGCTTCGACGTAGTTTCAAATGTTACTGAGACTGTAATGAGTAATTTTAGAGAAGGTAAATTTGATGAAGTATATGTGATCTACAATAAATTCATCAATGCTGCTACACAGGAAGTAATGACAGAGAAAGTTCTTCCTATATCTATGGCTGAAACAGATTCTGCAGAAACTACAGTGGAAACAGATTACATTTTTGAACCAAACAGAGCAGAAATTTTAGATAATTTAATTCCAAAATCAATCAAAACTCAAGTTTTCAAAGCAGTTTTAGATTCTGTAGCTTCAGAGCACGGTGCGAGAATGACAGCAATGCACAAAGCAACGGATAATGCACAGGAACTGAAGAATGATTTGGTTATTTTCTACAACAAAGCAAGACAGGCTGCCATCACAAACGAGATTTTAGAAATCGTTTCGGGAGCAGAGGCTTTGAAAAATTCTTAA
- the atpA gene encoding F0F1 ATP synthase subunit alpha, translated as MAEINPAEVSAILKQQLANFETQSNVEEVGTVLTIGDGIARVYGLENVQYGELVKFASDVEGIVLNLEEDNVGVALLGESKLVREGDTVRRTNRISSIKVGEGMLGRVVDTLGNPIDGKGPIEGELYEMPLERKAPGVIYRQPVTEPLQTGIVAIDSMIPVGRGQRELIIGDRQTGKTTVAIDTIINQREFFDAGNPVYCIYVAIGQKASTVAQIVKTLSDKGALAYTVIVAANASDPVPMQVYSAMAGASIGEFFRDTGRPALIIYDDLSKQAVAYRELSLLLRRPPGREAYPGDVFYLHSRLLERAAKVIADDTIASQMNDLPESLRPLVKGGGSLTALPIIETQAGDVSAYIPTNVISITDGQIFLESDLFNSGVRPAINVGISVSRVGGNAQIKSMKKVSGTLKLDQAQYKELEAFAKFGSDLDASTLAVISKGERNVELLKQPVNSPLPVDSQVAMIYAGTENLMRNVPIKKVKEFQIEYIAFLRSKHPETMAAIKAGKIDNDITGVLKQAAQELASKYN; from the coding sequence ATGGCAGAAATAAATCCGGCAGAAGTATCTGCGATCTTAAAACAACAGTTGGCCAACTTCGAAACTCAATCAAACGTTGAGGAAGTAGGTACAGTTTTGACCATCGGTGATGGTATTGCTCGTGTTTACGGGTTAGAAAATGTACAGTACGGTGAGTTGGTAAAATTTGCTAGCGATGTAGAAGGTATCGTACTAAACTTAGAAGAAGACAACGTAGGTGTGGCTCTTTTGGGTGAAAGTAAATTGGTAAGAGAAGGAGATACAGTAAGAAGAACAAACAGAATCTCTTCTATCAAAGTAGGAGAAGGTATGTTGGGTAGAGTAGTTGATACTCTTGGTAACCCTATCGATGGTAAAGGACCTATCGAAGGTGAATTGTACGAAATGCCATTGGAAAGAAAAGCTCCAGGTGTTATCTACAGACAGCCGGTTACTGAGCCTTTACAAACTGGTATCGTTGCGATTGACTCAATGATTCCTGTAGGAAGAGGTCAGAGAGAGTTGATCATTGGTGACAGACAAACAGGTAAAACTACTGTTGCGATTGATACAATCATCAATCAGAGAGAATTTTTTGATGCAGGAAATCCTGTATATTGTATATATGTTGCGATCGGGCAAAAAGCTTCTACAGTAGCTCAAATTGTTAAAACACTTTCTGATAAAGGTGCTTTAGCTTACACTGTAATTGTTGCTGCGAATGCTTCAGATCCTGTTCCAATGCAGGTTTATTCTGCAATGGCAGGTGCATCTATCGGTGAGTTCTTCAGAGATACTGGTAGACCTGCGTTAATCATTTATGATGATTTATCTAAACAAGCAGTTGCTTACCGTGAGCTTTCTCTACTTTTGAGAAGACCACCGGGACGTGAGGCTTATCCTGGAGACGTTTTCTATCTTCACTCAAGATTATTGGAGAGAGCTGCAAAAGTAATTGCTGATGATACTATTGCAAGCCAGATGAATGATTTACCTGAGTCTTTAAGACCTTTAGTAAAAGGCGGTGGTTCTTTAACTGCACTTCCTATAATCGAAACTCAGGCTGGTGACGTTTCTGCATATATCCCGACAAACGTAATCTCTATTACTGACGGACAAATCTTCTTAGAGTCTGACTTGTTCAACTCAGGAGTACGTCCTGCGATCAACGTAGGTATCTCTGTATCAAGAGTTGGTGGTAATGCTCAGATTAAATCAATGAAGAAAGTTTCTGGTACTCTTAAATTAGACCAGGCTCAGTATAAAGAATTGGAAGCGTTTGCTAAATTCGGTTCTGATCTTGATGCTTCTACTTTAGCAGTTATTTCTAAAGGAGAAAGAAACGTAGAGTTGTTGAAGCAGCCGGTAAATTCTCCACTTCCTGTTGATAGCCAAGTTGCTATGATCTATGCAGGTACAGAAAATTTAATGAGAAATGTTCCTATCAAAAAAGTAAAAGAATTCCAAATTGAATATATCGCTTTCCTAAGATCTAAGCATCCTGAAACGATGGCTGCAATCAAAGCTGGAAAAATCGATAACGATATCACAGGTGTTCTTAAGCAGGCAGCTCAGGAATTAGCTTCTAAATATAACTAA
- a CDS encoding F0F1 ATP synthase subunit B produces MGIIEPGIGLLFWMTLTFAILLFILAKFAWKPIVNAVNDREASIVDALNQAKLAKKEMEDLKSDNERIIREAKIERDSILKEAREIKDRIVGEAKDVAKAEGDKIIDAAKHTIQTEKNAAMSEIRTQIGTLSVNIAESILQKNLEKTEAQDELVQNYLNKSNLN; encoded by the coding sequence ATGGGAATTATAGAACCTGGAATTGGACTTTTGTTTTGGATGACGCTTACATTCGCTATCCTATTATTTATCCTTGCTAAATTTGCCTGGAAACCAATTGTAAACGCAGTAAATGACAGAGAAGCTTCTATCGTTGACGCTTTGAATCAGGCTAAATTGGCTAAAAAAGAAATGGAAGATCTTAAATCTGATAACGAAAGAATTATTCGTGAAGCTAAAATTGAAAGAGATTCTATCCTTAAAGAAGCTAGAGAAATTAAGGACAGAATTGTAGGAGAGGCTAAAGATGTTGCTAAAGCTGAAGGTGATAAAATCATTGATGCTGCTAAACACACGATCCAGACTGAGAAAAATGCTGCAATGTCAGAAATCAGAACTCAGATTGGTACTTTATCTGTAAATATTGCAGAATCTATCTTGCAGAAAAATTTAGAGAAAACTGAAGCTCAGGACGAGTTGGTTCAAAATTATTTAAACAAATCTAATCTTAACTAA
- a CDS encoding porin family protein has translation MKKLLLVAAVAVMGVTINAQEFNFGPKAGYSLSMLKAEGDGESYKFDSKSTFYAGGFVEYKFNDKFGIQGEVLYSPLGGKQEESYTETIMGVTENTTAKTDFKLGSFQVPVSAKYFATENLAFGLGVNVGIITSAKVDYTVTTSAMGVSSSESGSEDIKDNISTLNLAPFVGAEYTLENGLFFDARYNLGVSNLLDTLKNSFLQVGIGFKFGGN, from the coding sequence ATGAAAAAATTATTACTAGTTGCTGCGGTAGCAGTTATGGGAGTTACAATCAACGCTCAAGAATTTAATTTTGGTCCAAAAGCAGGTTATTCTTTGTCTATGCTTAAAGCTGAAGGAGATGGAGAGTCTTATAAATTTGATTCCAAATCAACATTTTATGCCGGAGGTTTTGTGGAATATAAATTTAATGATAAGTTTGGAATCCAAGGGGAAGTTTTGTATTCTCCACTAGGAGGTAAGCAAGAAGAAAGCTATACTGAAACTATAATGGGAGTTACCGAAAATACAACTGCAAAAACAGATTTTAAACTTGGAAGTTTTCAAGTACCTGTAAGTGCAAAATATTTTGCTACAGAAAATTTAGCGTTTGGTCTAGGTGTTAATGTAGGAATTATCACTTCAGCTAAAGTAGATTATACCGTTACAACTTCAGCAATGGGCGTGTCTTCATCAGAAAGTGGTAGTGAAGATATCAAAGATAATATAAGTACTTTAAACTTAGCACCTTTTGTTGGAGCTGAATACACATTAGAAAACGGATTATTTTTCGATGCTAGATATAATTTAGGTGTGTCAAATCTTCTTGACACATTGAAAAACAGCTTTTTACAAGTTGGAATAGGTTTCAAATTTGGTGGAAATTAA
- a CDS encoding outer membrane beta-barrel protein, with product MKKLLLSAAIVAFGLSNAQIAKGTTYLSGTAAYSSTEDNNEDTKTEDFRIVPTVGYFVAPNLAIGAGLGYASSSEKATYSDGFEKGTVSAFVVEPFVRKYWTLGDKLYIFGQLSVPMEFGNAKYEETENNSSFSEKVNYNSFGVSVKPGLDYFLNKNWTIEATIGEFGYNTTKWDIEGAQNTNNFNFGLNLANVGIGVKYVFAK from the coding sequence ATGAAAAAATTATTATTATCAGCTGCAATCGTAGCTTTCGGTTTATCAAACGCTCAAATCGCTAAAGGAACTACGTATTTATCTGGAACAGCAGCATATTCTTCTACTGAAGATAACAACGAAGACACAAAAACTGAGGATTTCAGAATTGTACCTACTGTAGGTTATTTTGTTGCACCTAACTTAGCAATCGGAGCAGGACTTGGATATGCTTCAAGCAGCGAAAAAGCTACTTACAGTGATGGTTTTGAAAAAGGTACTGTTTCTGCATTTGTAGTAGAGCCTTTCGTAAGAAAATATTGGACTTTAGGAGATAAATTATACATCTTCGGTCAGCTTTCAGTTCCTATGGAATTTGGTAATGCTAAATATGAAGAAACTGAAAACAACAGTTCTTTCTCTGAAAAAGTAAACTACAACTCATTCGGAGTTTCTGTGAAGCCAGGTTTAGATTATTTCTTAAACAAAAATTGGACAATTGAGGCTACAATTGGAGAATTTGGTTACAACACAACAAAGTGGGATATTGAAGGAGCTCAAAACACGAACAACTTCAACTTCGGTTTAAACCTAGCTAATGTAGGAATCGGTGTAAAATATGTTTTCGCTAAATAA
- a CDS encoding ATP synthase F0 subunit C, with protein MDITTGTGLIYVGIGLAVLGVGLGIGKIGGHAMDAIARQPEQAGKIQGAMLIAAGLIEGAGLIAIIFGAFIK; from the coding sequence ATGGACATCACAACTGGAACAGGATTAATTTACGTAGGTATCGGTTTAGCAGTATTAGGAGTAGGTCTTGGTATTGGTAAAATCGGTGGGCACGCTATGGATGCTATCGCTAGACAGCCAGAACAAGCTGGTAAGATTCAAGGAGCAATGCTTATTGCTGCAGGTCTTATCGAGGGTGCTGGTCTTATCGCGATTATCTTTGGTGCTTTCATCAAGTAA
- the atpH gene encoding ATP synthase F1 subunit delta: protein MLTSKVAKRYAQGLLDFTNESGQTAAVFSEMKDVKKVMSESEDLNKFFKTPYIDAKKKEDVAKEIFKGFSPVSQNLITLVIRHGRENQLKNIAQEFINKVEDINGVQRITLTTATQLSKDNIDQILKSTDLVKAGSNFDLNLTINPDILGGYILRVGDQQIDASVKSKLNNIKKDFHLN, encoded by the coding sequence ATGCTTACATCTAAAGTAGCTAAAAGATACGCACAAGGTTTGCTGGATTTCACAAACGAATCAGGACAAACTGCTGCTGTATTTTCTGAAATGAAAGATGTTAAGAAAGTGATGTCTGAATCTGAGGATTTAAACAAATTTTTCAAGACGCCTTACATCGATGCAAAAAAGAAAGAAGACGTTGCAAAAGAGATTTTTAAAGGTTTTTCACCTGTTTCTCAGAATTTGATTACTTTAGTGATCAGACATGGTCGTGAAAATCAATTGAAAAATATTGCTCAGGAGTTTATTAATAAAGTTGAGGATATCAATGGAGTACAGAGAATTACTCTTACTACAGCAACTCAGCTTTCTAAAGATAATATTGACCAGATTTTAAAATCTACAGATTTAGTAAAAGCAGGTTCCAACTTTGACTTAAATCTTACCATCAATCCTGATATTTTAGGAGGATATATTTTAAGAGTAGGTGATCAGCAGATCGATGCATCTGTAAAATCTAAGCTTAACAATATCAAAAAAGATTTTCATTTAAATTAA